Part of the Synechococcus sp. HK01-R genome is shown below.
GTGAATGGTCATCGCACTGACGCCGAGGGCTCGACCGGTTTGCCGCAAACTGCGTCCTTGCAAGATCACTGCCTGAATGGAGGTTAGCTCATCCTTGGGTAGACGCTTCAGCTCGCTGATCAGTTGCTCGTAGCGCTCCCAGCGTCCCAGCGAGTGCATCGCTGACTCCTTCTCATCGATGGCGAGCTGGACGTTGCTCTCATCAAGGCTGACCCAGCGCGTTCGATGGGGCAACCAGCTCACTCCCATGGTCGATGCGCTCTCCCAGGGCTTATCAACGCCGTTGCTTCGTCCCCTAGACGCTTGATCCTGAATTGATCTGGGCAGCCTGACCAATCCATGGCTGTCACGCAGGTAATGCAGGATGGCTCCTCTGATGTGCGGTCTTGCATAGGCACTAAAGGGAACACCTCGAGATTCGCTGTACAGGTTTGCTGCTCGGATCAGTCCGAGTCGCCCGACCTGGATGAGGTCATCCATGTCGACGTTGGTTCTCAGGACGTAATAGCGTGCCAGGGGCAACACGAGGTCGAGATGCTGTCGCACCCGTCGATTTCGCTTGCATTGTTGCTGTTTCATTGGTTCGGAATCGGTC
Proteins encoded:
- a CDS encoding sigma-70 family RNA polymerase sigma factor, which codes for MKQQQCKRNRRVRQHLDLVLPLARYYVLRTNVDMDDLIQVGRLGLIRAANLYSESRGVPFSAYARPHIRGAILHYLRDSHGLVRLPRSIQDQASRGRSNGVDKPWESASTMGVSWLPHRTRWVSLDESNVQLAIDEKESAMHSLGRWERYEQLISELKRLPKDELTSIQAVILQGRSLRQTGRALGVSAMTIHRRVKRGLERLSCRCSDLGMA